The DNA window TTGAGAAGGGTAACTCTGTTTCTTGCCACCACTGTAATACATCACCACAGCTTGGTGGCTGAAAACACTCACACTTACTctcttacagttttggaggccAAAATCCTGAAATTGGTTCCACTGGgtcaaaatcaagatgttggcagggctgtgccCCCTTTAGAGTCTCTGGAGGAGAAtcaatttccttgccttttccagcttccaaagGCTGTCTGTCCTCATGTCTTGATTCGGGCTCATCACACTGCTTCTGTTGTTACACTGACTTCCATCTCTTCTGCAAGTTTCCCTCTACCTCCTTTTTCCAGTGATATTTGTGAATACATTTAGGacccacctagataatccagggTAATCTCCCAAATCAAATACAGTCTGTTTGTGACCACAATCAAACTAAATCACAAATCAATAGCACAAAGATCCAGGAAAACTTCGGATATTTGGAAACTACATAACCCACTTCAAAATAACTTGGGAGAAGATAAGtcaaagggaaattagaaaatatttttaactgaatgaaaCCGAAAACATGATGTATCACAATTTATGGGATACTGTTAAAGCAGGATTTGAGGGGAAATTCATAGCACTAGACACATGTATTAGAAAAGATGACAGTCTCCAGGGacctgagtggcttggttggGTCTCtgttgctttcagctcaggtcatggtcttgtgggtcatgggatcaagccctgtgtccagcttcATGTttaacatggagtctgcttaacaGATTATCTTCCTGgcacatctgggtgactcagttggttaagtgtctgccttgggctcaggtcatgatcccatggtcctgggattgagacccatgtcaggctcactgctcagtagggagtctgcttctccctctccctctctctctgcccctcctctcctgcttgtgttctctctctctctctctctcaaataaataaatctttaaagaaaaaaaaaaggtaaagaaaatgacAGTCTCAACTCAGTGATCTCAGTTTCCATCCTGAAGTAGTATGTTATTTGAATGTGGATACAGATTAGTTGTACATGTATATTGAAAACTCTAGGCAAcccctgaaaaaggaaaaaaataaagtataactgAGGCGTTAAGACAGGGGAGAAAATGGAATTCTATAGAATGCTCAGTTAAATCTACAAGAGACAGAAGAAGAGTGGAAgtcaaaaacagaataaagaacaaggGCAACAAATAAGCAGCAGTAATAAATACAGTAGATATTAATCCCACTATGTCCATAACACTTTGAATGTTAATGGTCTAAATGCACCAATTAGAAGacagaagggacgcctgggtggctcagcagttgagtgtctgcctttggctcagggcatgatcctggagttccaggatcgagtcccacattgggctccctgcatggagcctgcttctccctctgcctgtgtctctgcctctctcactgcgtgtctctcataaataaataaataagatatttttttaaaaaaaggaagacagaaaaaataaaaggggagcttgggtggctcagttggttaagtctctcctctgactcttgattttgtctcaggttgtgatcttaagGTCTGAGATTGAGGCCCACGTCGGCCCacgctcagtatggagtctgcttctccttctcactctgctccttcccttgctctctctctctcaaataaatgaataaataaaatctttttattttaagaagaaataataaacaaacaaataacaaagatCACCAGCGTGGatcaaaaaacaagacccaactatatatatgttgtctacaagaaaaCTTAGGCCTGAATGACTTCACTTGGAAGAAACAtatgaggaagaaataataactattttacacaaactcttccagacAAGTCAAGAGGAGAACACCTTCCCCAACTCAGTCTATTAAAGCCTGCCttaccctgatgccaaaatcTTGCAAAGTTATTCCAAGAAAGAAATCCCTTttatgaacacaaatgcaaaattttcaaacaacatgttactaaatcaaatccaacaatatattagaAGGagaatacatcatgaccaagtggtatTTACTCCAGAAATGCAaatgcagtgatttttttaaaaatcaatgtaattcactatattaaaaactaaaaatgaagttgagcactgggtgttatactataaaTTGGCAAactgcttgggtggctcagtggttgagcacctgcctttggctcagggaataatcccagggtcttaggatcaagtcccacatcgggctcctcacaaagagattgcttctccctctgcctatgtctctgcctctctctgtgtgtctctcatgagtaaataaataaaaattttttttaaaaaatggagaaaaaatttcttaaaaacgAAAAATGAGAAAACCACAGGATTCTCTCACTAGATGCAAAGATGCATTTGACTAAACTTGACATCCATACTTAATAtaaactctcagtaaactaggaatggaaggaaaatttcctcACCTGATAGAGGGCATGTACAAACACCCACAACTGACATCATACTAACTGGTGAAAATGAAAGGCTTCTAATCGACATTGTACTAAAATTTAAGATGAAGCAATAAGTCAAGAGAATAACAATAAAGGCATTGcaattcaggaaaagaaaaaaaatcaaagtatctaTATTCACAGGTAAAATGATCTTGTGCATAGAAAATCCAATagaatttacacacacacaagctaATAGAGCTAATAAGAGTTTGGCAAGGTAGCTGGTTACAAgctcaatacacacacacagacacttaaATATGTAtaacaaatgtataataaatataaatatatagtaaaactGGAAACAGTCAAACCAGGAGAATACATGAGTAAtttgtggtatatccatgcaattgaatattacaaagcaataaaagagaaaaactactGACACATGTGACAACAGTGATGAATTTCACAGACattattgaatgaaagaagccatacATGTACAAGAAAAGAATACATAtgcatgactccatttatattaagttctagaagtagaattagtGTGTGATGGGAGTGGTTGTCTCTGgcttgtgtgtgtgagtgtgagaaaGGACAGGAAAGGACAGGATGGTATTCTAGAGTGATGGCAATGTTCCGCATCTTGACATTGTCACAAGTATATATTGTAAAACTTTATCCAACCGTGCTCTTAGAGATTCTATCTCACCACATGTAatctatatctcaataaaaaggttaaaatagaagaaaaatgaaaggagacaTCAATCCTCTTACCCACTCACGAAGTCCCCAAAGATGTAGAGGCCATTGAGATTTGGGGATTCACACCCACGGTAGACATATCCTCCAGTGACTGACTTCCCCACTGTATGGCCGTAAGCATAGATCGGGAGAATGTCATCTGTCCAGGAACAAAGAGAGGGTCACAGCTAAAAACTGAGGCCTgcaggtgtctgggtggttcagttggttaagcgtccaactcttgatttcagttcaggtcatgatctccgggttgtgagctCGAGCCCCCTGTcacactccatgctgagcatgaagcctacttgggattgtctctgtccctctcccactgccccactCCCCCATCCTGCTCATGCAGGCACGtgcactttctctgtctcattaaaaaaaaaaaaaagtaagagctTCAGGGAGGAAGATGGGGACTTTCAAATGTAGTTTGCCTGATTGAGTGGAGAATGTTTTATCTCTTTGTCTTCAGTAGGGCAAGCAACCAAGagaatcacatttatttttcccaacagACCAGCCACAGTATTCGTGAGCTTCCCATTTGACTGGTCTCTGCAAGCAGAGAAGAAGCCGAAAATTCCCCCACCTGTGAGGCAGTGACCTCAGAATCCACACACCTATGTTTATCCCCTAGGCTGACACAGCAGATACTCAGGTTTAAGGATCTGAAAACCTTTTGAGGGTCTCAAGGACGCCTTTGTAACTTAGAGGACCGAAACACACTGGTGATAAAGCACAACTGAAAAGCACACCTTGATTACTGACGTTGAGGGATTGTGCATGGACTATACCACCTGACTCTACATGGGAATGTCATTTCAGTGGGCTGTTCCAACTGGgaataatttaaaacacacaacCACCAATCTTCCTCTgctagtggttctcaaaataGCATGCCTAAAGATCATGTGGGTAATTTATTTGAACTATAGATCCCTAGGTCAATCCCAGTCCCTGAATACACCCAAGATTCAAATGCATCAGGTCAACAGGCACCACTCATGCATTTCTGGTGCCAGTGGCTGGAGGGCCAAGCTGAGAAGTCCGATCCCACAGGCCATGAGCCAGGACACCTGGACCACCTGCAGGGCACAACACTCTCAGGTTGtatcccccacctccacctccaacTCCCACGATTCCTTCAAGAAATCACCCAGAGACCATCTTACTTACCCAGAGAGGCATTGTGACAAAGCTTTCGGTCGTAACATTCAAATCCTTCCTTTGCCCTCCAACCATAGTTCCCACCTTTCACAATGATGTTAACTTCTTCGAACCTATCTTGTCCCACGTCCCCACAGAACAGGCGGCCACGGCCCTGGCGTGTGACGGGGTCCCCTCGGTCCACGGCGCAGCGCCACATGTTTCTGACCCCGTAGGCATAGATGGCAGGGTGGGCCCCCGGCTCAGCCACGAATGGATTGTCGGGGGGCACTCGGTACCTCTTGCCCTCTGAGCCGGCACTGTTCACATTGATCCTCAACACTTTCCCCAGCAGGGAACTTCTGAAAGAAAGGAGCCCAAGCAACAGGTGCAGGATGAATACCCCAAAATGGGATTGCTGCATCATCGGCTAGTTTTATTTGTCATGTTTTTGAAGCATCTCCACCATTTCCCATAGCCGctgcactattttgcattcccacccacagcaCACAAAGCTCTCCCCATCTTCAGCAACACCTGCTGTCTATCCCATCGTGGTTTTGAtctgcacttccctgatgattagtgacactcagtatcttttcatatgcctgttggaCATTTGTTTACAAGaggagtaagttctagagatctgggGTAACTTGTCCCTATAATTGACAATATTGTACTTacgattttttttaatacttaagtCTTTTTTAAGAGGGTAGATTTTGTGTTaagtattcaaaatttaaaactaattaaaataataaaatataagataggggggtctggatggctcagtggttgagcgtcagccttcccctcaggtcgtgatccctgggtcctgggatcgagtcccgcctcaggcccagtagggagcctgcttctccctcttccatcaGTGGAAGTGGACCCCATACGTTTTACCTTTCCTTTTAGCTTATCATTTGTCTTAGTAAAAACTGTTGAGTATAGAATGTGAGCAGAGGGGTGGCGTGCCTCACTGTATACAAAGTGAGGCATATTGTTCTCATATGATTGAGATATTGATCTCAATATTGATATTGATTCTCAATCAGTTCCAGTCTGTTAGATGAtactctgcttctctgtgtctctcatgaataaataaataatatctttaaaaaaagaaaatataagagaaaataaaatggcacCAGACCAGAGACTGCCCAGGAGGGCCTACTGATAGTCAATGCCAAACAACCTCCAGGAATCACATGGGGAGACATGATTTTATACACACAcgatatttatgtgtgtgtatatatatatatatatatatatacacatatgtgtgtgtgtgtgtgtgtgtatatatacacacacacacacatatgtacacaagATATATACATGAAGTCATGTCTatactagatagatagatagatagatagatagatagatagatagatggataagtGTATAGATTTAGGCAAAATGTTAAGGCTCACCCAGTTTGGGCTCAAAGAAAACTGGTAGGCAAAAGTTTGATGTGATCCTGGCccgtgtgaccctgagcaagcaAGATGcagcttcaatttttaaaatgttttcgaTGGGATGGTTTCTCTCAGATTTGGTTTAATACTGagaatttggggagggggggatttGGAACACTTCATGAATTTGCACATCATCTTTGCAGAGGCCATGCTCATCTTCTCTGTagtgttccaattttagtatatgtgctgttAAAGTGGGCAcaaatactataaatttttaaaaggttgattCTTCCTCTTACAGCACTGTGgtcacaaaaacagaaagaacagggcTTTTGGTGAGGCTCTGCCAGTAACTGtgatctctgggcctcagtttcttcatttgtaaaacagaggAGAGAAACACTACCTCGAAGTGTGGTTGTGGTGTGAGTTACTCTGCACGCAGCAGGTGAGGCAATTCCCGACAGTAGGCATTTGACAAATGTTAgctcttgattattttttttaagattcatttattggggcatctgggtggctcagtggttgagcgtctacctttggctcagggcatgatcctggagtcccaggatcgagtcccacatcgggctccccacagggagcctgcttctccctctgcctgtgtctctgcctctctctgtgtgtgtctctcatgaataaataaagtctttaaaataaataagtaaatataaagatttatttgagagaatggggggaggggcagagggagagagacaagcagactccccatctgagccaaaatcaagagtcgcccacttaatccactgagccgcCTGGGCACCCATTAGCTCTTGATTATTAGAACTTCAATATTTTGTTACCAGGGATAATGGGATTCAAGTGCTTGCTGGTGCAAAGGGCAGAAGGATCACATGACCTTTATCAAGGTTAGCACGGCCTTCACTGGGCTCCCTCCCACACCAGCTTGAGTTTGAATTTTGGTTCTGCCATTtgtttgctgtgtggccttggacaagctACTTTACTCCTCTGTGCCTCTATTCTTTTGTCAGCAAAATGACTATCATAATATCTACACTTCATAGGAGTCGTCCCTTCCATAAGTATTTCTGAAGGGACTCCCAGGCCAGGCTCTATTCCAGGTGTTGGGGATACATCAATGAACAAATGATGCCCTTGTGAGATGTTAGaattacattctctctctctctctgtatttctcatgaataaataaataaataaaatctttaattaatatataatataattaattatatatattatattatatattaatatataattaatataataaaatctttaattaattaacttaactaaaataaataagatttatttattcattcagagagagcgagagagaggcagagacacaggcagagggagaagcagggtccatgcaggaagccccatgtgggactcgatcctgggtctccaggatcacaccccgggctgcaggcggcgctaaaccgctgcgccaccagggctgcccctaaataaaatctttttaaagaatgaaatgggtAAGACCTTGGTGTGGTAAATAATATTCTGCTAATATATATCCAACTCTAAATTCATCTCTACATAGTGTTCTCAGGTGAGCATCCAAAGTATTACTTACCAAATACACTGTGCCTGAAATGTATAGGACCGAAAACCTAAACGTTCCTCCCACTTGGTTCAACAAAGGGGGTTACATCTTGCAGCAAGTGATTTGGGTTTGACCTTCTGAAGACTTCATCTCAGCAAAAATGTACCAGGGCTCACCCCTACAGGGACAGGGACCTAGATCCATCCAGCTTACTTGTTCTGAGCATTTCCAAACTTGCCAAAGGGATTCCCAGCCCGTTCTCCATCCCCAGTGAAGATGTACAGGTAGCCATCCACACCAAAAAGAAGTTGTCCACCATTATGATTTGAGGCTGGTTCTTCTATCTCTAGGATGactctggaaggaaaagaaaccatgCATTGGGCTTTGATACAAGCTAAAACTGCATCCTCTTGAGACACCCAGAAAGGACTGGTCCAAGCCAGTCCTGCTTCGGAGTTTCTAAGGTCACAAAGGTTGGAGCTCTATGACACTCCTTGTTTCCCAGGATGTcgccttcatttttctttcatatcatGATTCCATATCATTTCATATCATGATTCCATGAGCTGTAGACACAGCCAGACTAACAATCACCCTTTTCTGGGGCTGGGCCTTACTCCTGGCTCTACCAGAATTCTTAATCCCTTCCTTTGAGCAACCCAGTAGGGGTTAATGTATCAGTTCACCATGTTCTTTTCAATCCCCCAACTTGGCTATTTGGGAAAAGAGAGACACGGCAGAAAGGACAAGAAGGGAAAAGGGCAGAATGGCGGAGTAGAAAGACCATGAGCTTGGATTTGATAGAATTAAGTCCTTATCAGACTGAGCATCCATAGCTCTATGGCCTTGTGCCACAGGCTCCTGTGAGGATAATACCCATGTTCAAGGCAAAGGGCCTGGAATCCAAAGGCCACACAATAAACAGAAGCTGCTATTATGtttaatatattgatattatCTATAATCATTTCTCAAACCCTTATGGCTGCTGGCCATCGCTTACATTCTATAAAAACAAGtaagcatgggatccctgggtggcgcagcggtttagcgcctgcctttggcccagggcgtgatcctggagacccgggatcgaatcccacgtcgggctcccggtgcatggagcctgcttctccctctgcctgtgtctctgcccctctctctctctctcactgtgtgcctatcataaataaaaaaaaaaaaaaaaaaaaaaaaaaaaacaagtaagcaTAGCTCTGATTAGGTAACTATAAGGTGATGATGGCTATACCCCATGAAGACCCCCCACtcaaaaatctaatttgtctgtcCTTATTAATCAACAATGACTCCTTGGTCAATATTATAAGCCAGTGGCTCTAAAACCAGAAACGTTTCCCTTTATCATCTTGGAGGACAGGCTGGCATTGTCTTGGAGCAGGGTACAGAGGTGCCTGTTCTTACAGGCATGTCTTACCTTTCTGATTTGGGGTCAGCTCTGTTGGGATCAGCCCGAGAAACCTTCATCTCACTAATCCGGATCTTTTCTACCTTATTCTTGCCCAGACACGAGTAATAAATATAGAACTTGCGGTTGCACTGGAATTTGGGATGAAAAGCCAACCCCAAGAAGCCTCTCTCGTCCCCTACCCAGGGGGTAGTCAACACGATACTCTTGAGGTCCAAGAAGGGTTGTTCCAGGCGACTCCCGTCAGGCAGATAGACCCACACCACCCCCAGCTGCTCGGCCACAAAGAAGCGATGGGTGCCGTCCCCTGCGTGGACCATGGAGACCGGGTTCTTCAGCCCATTGGCCACCTCGGCCAAGCAGAGCTGCAGGCAGCCCTGCTGGTCCTGGGCCACCACACCCAGGTTGCGGTTGAGATGGTCATTCCTCAGGACGTTGGGGAAGCAGTAGTCCTCATCAGGAAGGTTCAGGAGGTGGCAGAAATGGGCGCCGTCCACTTCCTGTGGCCCCCGGGGGCGATGGTCATTGGTCAGTAGGGAAATGGCAGAGTGGCAGTTAGAATGGAAGGCAGAGCAGTAGTCAGAGCAGAGGCCAGGAAGGTTCCGGAAGGGCGTCTGAGGGTTCTCGGCGTCGTAGAGATGAGCTGCATAGGGCGAGCACtcctgggaaaggaaaagaggctTGCTGGGTGGTCAGACCGGCCGCAGGGGGGCTGGGCCCAAGCTTTGAGCAAGGGGAAGGAAAAGTGGTCTAGGAAAGAATCAgagggacccttgggtggctcagcggttaggcgtctgccttctgctcagggtgtgatcctggggtcctgggatcaagtcctgcatcaggctccctgtatggagtctgcttctttagatttagatttagattttttaaagatttctaataaaatctttaaaaaggataattaaaggaaagaatcagaattCTGGAGTGACTATGACCAACgccccaaattttcttttcttttcttttcttttcttttaagattttatttatttattcatgagaggcacagagagagaggcagagacacaggcagagggagaagcaggctccctgcagggagcccaatgtgggactcgatcccaggactccaggatcacacccttggccaaaACCCAGGCATCTCAACGCCCCAAATTTTCTAGCCAGTTAGTGCTCCTGGAAGGCAAAAAGGGTTGAGAAATCTTTCATGTTCACAATACCTTCTCTAGCATTTCAACTTAGTTCttgatacttaatttttttttttaagattttatttacttattcatgagacacacacacagagaggcagagacacaggcagagggagaagcaggctccatgcagggagcccaggcgggactcaatcccaggtctccaggatcacaccctggcctgaaggcggcactaaaccactaagccacccaggctgccagacacttaaaattttagtaagcgatgacttttttaaaagaatattgattACCCCACCGATAAATGCTGCATCCGtaagattttatgtctttatcCAAATCTGAAGCCACGTGGCAAAAGTTCCACATTTGCTGAATCTGGGTGTTGGATATATGGTGCATTTAATGAGTtaattttctgtgcttttccGTATGTTTGAAATAGTTTACCGGTAGTAGTAAAATTACCAACTGGACATGTGATCTATCACTTCCATAGATTAGGCATCTAGTCATTTCTTCACttactaattaaaaatatgtaagtgctaaaaaaataaaataaaaaaataaaataaataaaataaaataaataaaataaaataaaataaaataaaataaaataaaataaaataaaataaaataaaataagtgcttCATCTACACAAAGCACCACGCTGGGAGTTAGACAAATCTCAGCTGTGGCTACGGGGTCACACCACTGCTCTTGACACAAACACACAAGACCTGCTGCTCGGGGCTCCCTGAACTACAGTGTTTTTTAGGAGAATAGAATATTGTGGGCAGACAACCAACTCCCAATAGTCATGAAAGACAAGCAACCGGGACTAAGTAAGAAAGGCCAGTTTAAGGGGCACGCTTGTGGGCCTCGGATGGAGCCCAGGGCCTGCAAAGCCCCTTCTCATCACTGACACCCCTCCCAGGGGCCGCAGGGGCAGGACCATCcctgacaccccccaccccccaagttcTCCCCACCACAAAGGGGCAGCAGCATTTCTCAGATGTGCAGGACTTCCCTGCTCACTCTTATGCCAACCTTGGCCTCAGCAGCTTGCAGAGCAAACTCCCTGCTGTTGGAAAGAGGGGAGCAtgtggaaagaaagggaaggggctTCTAATAAACAGACTCATCTAGGTTATTCTGATTCCTCAAATCCCTAAAACAGGAGAGCTGCTGAATTCGGCTTTTGGAACCTTCACCCAGTAGGCAAAGTGGGAAGGAGGGTGGAGACACTTTTACCAGAGGGGTGTCTCAGAAATTCACAGTCTTAGTGTTGTTCCTGAGAGCCCAGCGTCTGCCCTAAGTGTCATCCCAGAGTTAATTCTCCAGTTGACAGCGGAGGGTGGCGCCGGCGGTGGGGTAGTACAGCCCGGTGATGCCACCCAGGTGGCCGGCGACTGGGTCGGGATCTGCGATGTTCCCTGCGAAGGGCCGCTGCACTCGCTCCGGGTCGTgagctggtggtggtggttggggcgGGGGTCTCGGGTCACAGGTCGGCCTGGATTTCCCGCCTCCTCGCCCCCAACACCTCATTCAAGCACCCCCACCCGCAACAGCCTCTTTGATCGGCTCCCCAATGCAACTCtctcccctgggccctgggctgctgTCCCAGAGTCggtgatggtggggggggggggggggcggtgacgCCTGCCAGGGAGGTGGATTTGGGCCCTTGGAGAGCCAAGAGAAGCACAACCCCTGTGAGTCATTGCCACCAGCGGCCTGAAGCTCCAAAGCCCCAGCTCCAGATGCTGGGGGGGCCCCGACCCCGCAGAGCCCCCAGCACAGAGGAGCCAGATGAGGACCGGGCCCCAGCAGGTGCCACCTCTGCCCCCAAGCCCTCCGTAAGCCACCACAGTTGCGCCCGGTGCCCCAGGGGGACCCAGCCAACGCGCTCTGGGAGCTCCACGGACACCCATCTCCGCCTTCTGCCTGGGAAAGCACAAGGGCCAGCAGAGCCCGGGGATGGGGGCCACCTTTGGGTCTCCCAGCAGAAAGCAAacccagcaccccctgccccccgtcTCCGTGTGTCCGTCCAGAGCTCCAGGGGAGGCAGCTGCCAGGTGAGCTTCTGAAGGGACCCACGCCACCCAGCCCGGCACCCGCACTTTGCTAGGCGGGCTCCCTTGCTGCTGCAGGGCTACGCCCAGGCCCACCTGGCACAGGATGTCCTTAACGTAGCCGCCGCACAGCTCGTAGCCCTTGAGGTCTAAGTAATCCATGATGTCCTCGTAGCGGGCGGCGAGGCGACGGTCCTTGCGCTGGTCACAGCAGCCGAAGGACTCGTAGTCGGAGCAAAACTCGAGGTGCAGCGCAGGCTGGAAGGGGGGCCCGAAATCCAGGCACTGGGGGTGTCCCAGCAGCAAGCCCAGCTGGCCCAGCAAGAATGTGAGGCAGAGGTGGGAGACAGCATTAGAGGCAAGGAGCCTGGGGGCCCAGCCACTCAGGCCCCCCCCAGGAACGCACCTCCTCCGCATCTGGGTCTTGGGGCTGGGAAGCCGCAGGTGGCCGTGTGCTCAGGTTGGCTCCGGGAGGTGCTCTAGCTCCCTTCCTCACTCCCCacccgccccagccccaggcccagccccagccccagccccagccccagggtgttttcttccttccctctgcccccacccccaccgagTTCCCTGAAGTGGTTTCTGAGCTGTGTCCCTTCAGCGGTCTGGGTAGCTGAGCAGCCTGATAACTGGGGAAGGTAACCATCCCGGCTAATCCCATCTGAACAGGAAGCTGGTGCAAGTCCTGACCCCCCACTGCCGAGttttcggggtgcctggctgcttAGGAAAAGGTACAGTGGATAGAGTCCCTGGCAGACGAGCTGTGATTTCATTAAAACTGCAAAGAATTCCTGCcgtgctggggggagggggaggaaattCACACTTTGTTTACACTTTCTTCGCAGGCCTGAAGCCGCCCAATCCGAGTGTGAAAGGGCAAGGATCCCCGAGCTCCTGTAGTGATGAAAGGTGTGGACCTGGAAAGatgcaggggaggcagggggaggcagggggaggcagggggactGTCTGGTCTCTGTGATCCGGAAAGTTCTATCCTTGCAGTGGTGGGAAGAGAGGACATCCTGTGAATCTGGCGTCTACACCAGGagcaagaagaaaggagggagccTGGCCTGGTGGACATGCAAGGAGTCAGCGCGGGCCACTGGGGACAGTGCCATCAGAAAGCACGGAACCTCTGGGCTCTTTCTTTTTGCCAAATCTATACTTGCCCCCCCGGGGCACCTCCTCACTTAATAGATGTTTCAACATTAGCATTTAAGAATGTGTTTCACTTT is part of the Canis lupus familiaris isolate Mischka breed German Shepherd chromosome 38, alternate assembly UU_Cfam_GSD_1.0, whole genome shotgun sequence genome and encodes:
- the HHIPL2 gene encoding HHIP-like protein 2, with translation MRRRCVPGGGLSGWAPRLLASNAVSHLCLTFLLGQLGLLLGHPQCLDFGPPFQPALHLEFCSDYESFGCCDQRKDRRLAARYEDIMDYLDLKGYELCGGYVKDILCQECSPYAAHLYDAENPQTPFRNLPGLCSDYCSAFHSNCHSAISLLTNDHRPRGPQEVDGAHFCHLLNLPDEDYCFPNVLRNDHLNRNLGVVAQDQQGCLQLCLAEVANGLKNPVSMVHAGDGTHRFFVAEQLGVVWVYLPDGSRLEQPFLDLKSIVLTTPWVGDERGFLGLAFHPKFQCNRKFYIYYSCLGKNKVEKIRISEMKVSRADPNRADPKSERVILEIEEPASNHNGGQLLFGVDGYLYIFTGDGERAGNPFGKFGNAQNKSSLLGKVLRINVNSAGSEGKRYRVPPDNPFVAEPGAHPAIYAYGVRNMWRCAVDRGDPVTRQGRGRLFCGDVGQDRFEEVNIIVKGGNYGWRAKEGFECYDRKLCHNASLDDILPIYAYGHTVGKSVTGGYVYRGCESPNLNGLYIFGDFVSGRLMALQEDRETKKWKKQDICLGNTESCAFPGLISTYSKYIISFAEDEAGELYFLATSYPSAYAPHGSIYKFVDPSRRAPPGKCKYRPVPVRTKSKRVQFRPLAKTVLDLLKEQSEKAARKLSNATSASSPDRASPRKGLSKKLASPTSSRKMFQRPGTKKRARARSLGPQGKRKRA